One genomic region from Thermoleptolyngbya sichuanensis A183 encodes:
- the fabG gene encoding 3-oxoacyl-ACP reductase FabG, whose protein sequence is MTGKEVLLTGGTGGLGQGVTPVLLAQGAASITIPYMSAREVERMKGLLSPADLARIRFVLANLNDEQSVQQLVDGMQRVDAVIHLVGGFSMGPTHEYAYDQWQKDFDLNLGTTFLVCKHSLRRMLEQDYGRIVTVGSRGAVEPGAQLAAYCASKAGVVALTRAIADETRGTGITANVVLPSIIDTPGNRAAMGAENAAQWVKPESLGQVICFLASEAARDLRGAVVPVYGNV, encoded by the coding sequence TTGACAGGCAAGGAAGTGCTGTTAACAGGTGGCACAGGCGGGCTGGGACAGGGCGTAACGCCCGTTCTGCTGGCCCAGGGGGCAGCGTCAATCACCATTCCCTATATGAGCGCCCGTGAAGTGGAGCGGATGAAGGGGCTGTTGTCTCCGGCAGATTTGGCGCGGATTCGGTTTGTGTTGGCGAACCTGAACGATGAGCAGTCGGTGCAGCAGTTGGTAGATGGAATGCAGCGGGTGGATGCGGTGATTCATCTCGTCGGCGGATTTTCAATGGGGCCGACCCATGAATATGCCTATGACCAGTGGCAAAAAGATTTTGACCTGAACCTGGGCACGACGTTTTTGGTTTGTAAACACAGCCTGCGGCGGATGCTGGAGCAGGATTATGGGCGGATTGTCACGGTGGGGTCGCGGGGTGCAGTGGAACCGGGCGCACAGCTTGCGGCCTATTGCGCCTCCAAAGCGGGCGTAGTGGCACTGACGCGGGCGATCGCTGACGAGACGCGGGGCACGGGCATTACGGCCAACGTGGTCTTGCCCAGCATCATCGACACACCCGGAAACCGAGCCGCGATGGGGGCAGAAAACGCTGCCCAGTGGGTGAAGCCGGAATCGCTGGGACAGGTAATCTGCTTTTTGGCTTCGGAAGCAGCACGGGATCTGCGGGGTGCAGTGGTTCCAGTCTACGGCAACGTGTAG
- a CDS encoding J domain-containing protein, which translates to MSQRSFSPDWLTQFTDPYAVLGLSVTADERRVLKRYRAIAKLLHPDSFAQAEAANRELATQLFARLVSPTYQKIKQDKGRAEHLALLRFRVRRMSREEPMRPQSAIAQSLIKTSLANIDVFYEQAVTDLAATQYTPLDRFESVTEQLGELNLVYLRLKMGEPIIREKRTGIVSTAAPTPATFSPASPADDEKPAIDYAQRHYQRAQEYVRKNNPGLAVRELKDAIKIDPKKSEYHSLLAAAYLMQDLPTMAKVHCRQALKLNPKDPLALRYAPRLNIPLEAPDAPNAKPENPGGGLFGLFARKR; encoded by the coding sequence ATGTCGCAGAGGTCTTTTTCACCCGACTGGCTGACGCAATTTACCGACCCCTACGCGGTGCTGGGGCTATCGGTGACTGCGGATGAGCGGCGTGTCCTCAAGCGCTATCGGGCGATCGCCAAGCTGCTGCATCCCGACAGCTTTGCCCAGGCCGAAGCCGCCAATCGCGAACTGGCTACTCAGCTATTTGCGCGATTGGTCAGCCCGACTTATCAAAAAATTAAGCAAGACAAAGGGCGGGCCGAGCATCTGGCGCTGCTTCGGTTTCGGGTGCGCCGCATGAGCCGAGAGGAGCCGATGCGTCCCCAAAGCGCGATCGCCCAGTCTCTCATCAAAACGTCTTTGGCCAACATTGACGTGTTTTATGAGCAAGCCGTTACTGATCTGGCCGCTACGCAATACACCCCGCTGGATCGATTCGAGTCCGTCACCGAGCAGTTGGGTGAACTGAATCTCGTTTACCTGCGGCTCAAGATGGGCGAGCCGATTATTCGGGAAAAACGCACGGGGATTGTGTCCACGGCTGCCCCCACGCCTGCTACCTTTTCTCCGGCTTCCCCTGCCGATGACGAGAAGCCTGCCATCGACTATGCTCAGCGCCACTACCAGCGAGCGCAGGAGTATGTCCGCAAGAATAATCCCGGTCTGGCAGTGCGCGAACTGAAGGATGCCATCAAGATCGACCCCAAAAAGAGCGAATATCACTCGCTACTGGCGGCGGCTTATTTGATGCAGGACTTGCCCACGATGGCAAAGGTTCACTGCCGTCAGGCGCTCAAGCTCAACCCCAAAGACCCCCTAGCGCTGCGCTATGCGCCCCGGCTCAATATCCCCCTCGAAGCACCCGACGCGCCCAACGCGAAGCCCGAAAACCCAGGGGGTGGACTGTTTGGGCTGTTTGCCCGCAAGCGCTAA
- the truB gene encoding tRNA pseudouridine(55) synthase TruB, whose product MDGFLNLHKPAGLTSHDCVARVRRLLKMKRVGHGGTLDPAATGVLPIALGRATRLLQFLRQDKAYRAIARFGITTTTDDLEGELLTQTPAAHLTRDRVEALLPKFLGTIQQMPPAYSAIQVGGQRLYNLARSGVSVDVPVRTVTVYQIELLDWRPGDCPEAELAIACGAGTYIRSIARDLGNLLGTGGTLASLIRTQSHGFDLAASLTLEDLAAQVEAGTFVPISAAIALAHLPAIPLPPPDALRWTQGQPIATDPVTDLDAPLRVQDDRDTVLGIGKFRATQQGICLVPWVVLAGQMD is encoded by the coding sequence ATGGACGGTTTTTTGAACCTGCATAAGCCCGCCGGACTGACCTCCCACGACTGCGTGGCGCGGGTGCGGCGACTGCTAAAGATGAAGCGCGTAGGGCATGGCGGTACGCTTGATCCGGCGGCAACGGGGGTATTGCCGATCGCCCTGGGTCGGGCCACGCGCTTGCTGCAATTTTTGCGGCAGGACAAGGCGTATCGGGCGATCGCCCGCTTTGGCATCACCACGACCACAGACGATCTGGAGGGCGAACTCCTCACCCAAACCCCCGCCGCCCATCTCACCCGCGATCGGGTCGAAGCGCTATTGCCCAAGTTTCTGGGCACAATCCAGCAGATGCCGCCCGCCTACAGCGCCATTCAAGTCGGCGGCCAGCGGCTCTATAACCTGGCGCGGTCGGGCGTTTCGGTAGACGTACCTGTGCGAACCGTGACGGTTTACCAGATTGAACTCTTGGACTGGCGACCCGGCGATTGTCCCGAAGCGGAACTGGCGATCGCCTGCGGAGCCGGAACCTACATCCGCTCTATTGCCCGCGATCTGGGCAACCTGCTGGGCACGGGCGGCACGCTGGCTAGCCTGATCCGCACCCAGAGCCACGGGTTTGACCTGGCAGCCAGCCTGACGCTAGAAGACCTAGCGGCACAGGTCGAAGCGGGAACCTTCGTACCGATTTCGGCGGCGATCGCCCTTGCCCACCTGCCCGCCATCCCGCTGCCCCCGCCTGATGCGCTTCGCTGGACGCAGGGCCAGCCCATCGCCACAGACCCCGTGACCGACCTCGACGCGCCGCTGCGAGTTCAAGATGACCGCGATACGGTTCTGGGCATTGGCAAATTTCGCGCCACGCAGCAAGGCATTTGCCTGGTGCCGTGGGTGGTGCTGGCAGGACAGATGGACTAG
- a CDS encoding ComEA family DNA-binding protein — MSGNWWSMGLRNSAQEALRSRLAKDPYYRFQSVEELQLAARLGVAIDVNQASVDDWLRLPGLSIHQARSLSTLTQSGVQLHCLEDIAAALSLPVQRLRPLEPVLQFCYYDPESLCAIQPANPNTASLEALIRVPAIDLFLARAILQHRQRYGPYRNLADFQQRLALPPGLVAELMHYLRF; from the coding sequence ATGAGCGGAAACTGGTGGTCGATGGGCTTGAGGAATAGCGCCCAAGAAGCGCTGCGATCGCGCCTGGCCAAAGACCCCTACTACCGCTTTCAATCCGTAGAGGAGTTGCAGCTTGCGGCGCGGCTCGGCGTGGCGATTGACGTAAACCAGGCGAGCGTAGACGACTGGCTGCGGCTGCCAGGATTGTCGATTCACCAAGCGCGATCGCTCTCTACCCTCACCCAGTCTGGCGTTCAGCTTCACTGCCTAGAAGACATCGCCGCCGCCCTCAGCCTGCCCGTGCAGCGCCTCCGCCCGCTGGAACCTGTGCTGCAATTTTGCTACTACGACCCCGAAAGTCTTTGCGCCATCCAGCCCGCCAACCCCAACACTGCATCGCTGGAAGCGCTGATCCGCGTTCCTGCCATTGACCTATTTCTGGCACGGGCAATTTTGCAGCATCGCCAGCGCTACGGCCCGTATCGAAACCTGGCGGATTTTCAGCAGCGACTTGCCTTGCCGCCGGGACTGGTTGCCGAGCTAATGCACTATCTCCGGTTTTAA
- a CDS encoding NINE protein, with protein MLSQTYPSRNRRTAILLALAGVVVPGLHKFYLGQRGWGIAYLLFFWSGIPRIASLFEGIWFLVQGQTAFDAAFNGGSALPPQPAAPRIDPAQVGAIADALRQLDMLRQDGLISEYEFEQKRRRLLDQID; from the coding sequence ATGCTCAGCCAAACCTATCCGTCCCGAAACCGCCGCACTGCTATTTTGCTCGCCCTGGCGGGTGTTGTTGTTCCTGGCCTACACAAGTTTTATCTGGGTCAGCGCGGCTGGGGGATTGCCTATCTCCTGTTCTTTTGGAGCGGTATTCCCAGAATTGCCAGTCTTTTTGAAGGCATTTGGTTTCTCGTGCAGGGGCAAACGGCGTTTGATGCGGCGTTTAACGGAGGATCTGCCCTACCACCCCAGCCCGCTGCACCCCGGATTGACCCGGCTCAGGTGGGGGCGATCGCCGATGCGCTACGCCAGCTCGACATGCTGCGGCAGGACGGCTTAATTTCTGAATACGAATTTGAGCAAAAGCGGCGACGGCTGCTCGATCAAATTGACTAA
- a CDS encoding SH3 domain-containing protein, with product MGLQRLAQGVIGVSLAIAILFFAGVSAARYLINRLTELPPRPVFPNDTAPPGGAVPVADGTVPPPDTTPVQAAASGEVYTARVLPAVGIVLRDGPSLDSAQIGGIDYNQEITVLETSADGGWLRVRLNDGSEGWVKAGNTERIQ from the coding sequence ATGGGTTTGCAACGGCTGGCACAGGGCGTAATTGGGGTTTCGCTGGCGATCGCCATCCTGTTTTTCGCAGGGGTCAGCGCGGCCCGCTATCTAATCAACCGCCTCACCGAACTGCCGCCTCGACCCGTCTTCCCCAACGACACCGCTCCCCCCGGCGGCGCAGTGCCCGTTGCGGATGGTACCGTGCCCCCGCCAGACACCACACCTGTCCAAGCTGCCGCATCTGGAGAGGTCTACACTGCCCGCGTTCTTCCGGCAGTTGGGATTGTGCTGCGAGACGGCCCCAGCCTGGACTCCGCGCAAATTGGCGGCATCGACTATAACCAGGAAATCACCGTGCTGGAAACCAGCGCCGACGGTGGATGGCTGCGGGTGCGCCTGAACGACGGCAGCGAAGGCTGGGTCAAAGCGGGCAACACCGAGCGAATTCAGTAA